The following are from one region of the Penaeus chinensis breed Huanghai No. 1 chromosome 5, ASM1920278v2, whole genome shotgun sequence genome:
- the LOC125025584 gene encoding uncharacterized protein LOC125025584, whose translation MARLKNSSASSITRALFGGASCPSLPVFKDEEDITSYQIKFERLSSLLNIKEETLAIRVGSLLTGKAVDIYTSLPPEITSDYQLLKKALLWGYSKTPASYRNDFRSAKIKYGETYEQFAVRLGRLFDYWVDACAITKDYTSLRDFMLLDQLMSSISPDLRVYVKEHNVSSLSDAVSLSDNWASAHSAYPKSYQSSDQGKRSVAPKFSTPAHSAMNRDFSSVKCHGCGDVGHIRSRCPKNPLAYKQYSSVTTHKVGFSLSDRGNSKFMTAGTLNGVWVSTILRDTGCTCVIVSDKVLPDVDVSSADLVGIEDYLGRVDYFPKIKCFSKCPYFEGWVDVVRAPIKFCSILVGNVPGAHAPKLSPDSDFNVTRHSHTTLDSSFAIQTRSSKVKRVHPLVLPEIEPLKVTPKEFAKLQAECHSLTQFWKKIKTNEIDKMRDGTEFKYEIRNGLLYRTCVASQHCERVGKSSLVVPSECRAIILSVGHESPLAGHFSHRKSEMRIKDHFYWPNMGAEIRDFCKSCDKCQRMSTKGRVRPVPLKSMPILTEPFSRVSIDLVGPLSPPSSEGHRYILTLIDFATGFPEALPLKEIDSISVAEALLVIFSRVGIPREILSDRGRQFVSQLMGELHKLLGVKPLFTTPYHPSGNGRVERLHATLKASLRKLCSDKPREWHRYLVPTLFAMHEIPSDRTGFSAFELLYGRTVRGPLSVLRDLWEDTTIKDDDRSSFQYVIELKDKLEECAKIAAKNAEISSSKFKSYFDLKSQDRKFNPGEEVLVLLPDSSNKLLLSWKGPYTVLECRNKVNYLIDEGGKPKLLHANLLKKYHRRAISCQSNVMDEESKIDVETNPKVVQNCILEDAELCNSNFPLTTDGEMSILPEKDQPDVCSDLSAEQKSDIQSLTTNFRDVFSLIPGCTNTLEHDIEVNTTERIKSKIYPIPIHLKSHFEAEVDRLLEQGIIQLSSSPHSSPVVMVKKSDGSYRMAIDYRAVNSVTNFHAEPACNMEEDLYKFSGCKYFSELDLTKAYYQVKLSEKARPLTAFPSHKGLMEFCRMPFGLVNACATYVRLMRIVLAGLKNVSFYFDNIFIHTKTWEEHTQAILSVLQRLREHNLTAKPSKCRFGFKSIPYLGFILDGNYLHPKLDKIEAILSLPPPCTKKTSLA comes from the coding sequence ATGGCTCGTTTAAAAAATTCTTCAGCCAGTTCAATCACTCGGGCTCTTTTTGGAGGTGCCTCGTGTCCTAGTTTACCAGTCTTTAAAGATGAGGAAGATATAACCTCCTACCAAATCAAGTTTGAGCGCCTTTCTAGCCTGTTAAATATCAAAGAAGAAACATTAGCTATTAGAGTAGGAAGTTTGTTGACAGGAAAGGCAGTTGATATCTACACCTCGCTGCCTCCGGAAATTACATCAGATTATCAGTTGTTAAAAAAAGCTCTCTTGTGGGGTTATAGTAAAACTCCAGCTAGTTATAGGAATGACTTTAGATCTGCTAAAATAAAATATGGTGAAACCTATGAGCAATTTGCTGTAAGGCTAGGTCGGTTATTTGACTATTGGGTGGATGCGTGCGCCATCACAAAAGATTATACATCTCTTCGTGATTTTATGTTGCTGGACCAACTAATGTCTTCCATTTCACCAGATCTGCGAGTATATGTGAAAGAACACAACGTCTCTTCTTTATCTGATGCAGTAAGTCTGTCAGATAATTGGGCCTCTGCTCACAGTGCATACCCCAAGTCATATCAGTCCTCTGACCAAGGTAAGAGAAGTGTGGCTCCAAAGTTCTCAACTCCAGCTCATTCAGCTATGAATAGGGATTTTTCATCTGTGAAGTGTCATGGGTGTGGTGACGTAGGACACATAAGGTCTCGCTGTCCTAAAAATCCCCTAGCTTACAAACAATATTCCTCAGTTACAACTCATAAAGTTGGATTTAGTCTGAGTGACAGAGGAAATTCTAAGTTTATGACAGCTGGTACCTTGAATGGGGTGTGGGTATCCACTATTCTCAGAGATACAGGGTGCACTTGTGTTATTGTATCTGACAAGGTTTTACCTGATGTTGATGTCTCTAGTGCTGATCTGGTGGGGATAGAAGATTATCTGGGCCGAGTGGATTATTTCCCCAAAATTAAATGCTTCTCGAAGTGTCCATACTTCGAAGGTTGGGTTGATGTAGTGAGAGCACCAATTAAATTTTGCAGTATTTTGGTTGGGAATGTACCAGGGGCACATGCTCCCAAATTATCTCCAGATTCTGACTTTAATGTAACTCGACATTCACATACCACTCTTGATTCTTCTTTTGCAATTCAAACTAGATCCTCTAAAGTAAAAAGGGTTCACCCTTTAGTCTTACCAGAGATTGAACCCCTTAAAGTAACTCCAAAGGAATTTGCAAAATTGCAGGCAGAATGTCATTCTCTGACCCAATTTTGGAAAAAAATTAAGACCAATGAAATTGATAAAATGCGAGACGGCACAGAGTTTAAGTATGAGATAAGAAATGGTCTACTTTACCGTACTTGTGTTGCTTCACAGCACTGTGAAAGGGTAGGTAAATCTTCCCTAGTAGTACCTAGCGAATGTAGAGCTATCATTCTCTCAGTAGGACATGAGAGCCCCTTGGCTGGTCATTTCTCTCATCGGAAATCAGAAATGCGTATTAAGGACCATTTCTATTGGCCAAACATGGGGGCTGAAATCAGGGATTTCTGTAAATCTTGTGATAAGTGTCAGAGGATGTCGACTAAAGGTAGAGTAAGACCAGTACCATTAAAGTCTATGCCTATTTTAACGGAGCCATTTTCTCGCGTTTCCATTGACTTGGTAGGTCCTTTATCTCCTCCATCTTCTGAGGGTCACCGTTATATCTTAACCTTGATAGATTTTGCAACTGGTTTTCCAGAAGCATTACCTCTTAAAGAGATTGATTCCATATCTGTAGCCGAAGCCCTTCTGGTGATCTTTTCAAGGGTTGGTATACCTCGGGAAATTTTGTCTGATAGAGGAAGACAATTTGTTTCCCAACTAATGGGTGAATTACACAAATTATTGGGAGTTAAGCCACTTTTTACTACTCCCTATCATCCTAGTGGGAATGGAAGGGTGGAAAGACTTCATGCAACTCTAAAAGCTTCCCTAAGGAAATTGTGTAGCGACAAACCACGAGAATGGCACAGATATCTCGTCCCCACATTGTTTGCTATGCATGAGATTCCTAGCGATCGAACTGGGTTTTCAGCTTTCGAGCTACTTTATGGACGGACAGTCCGAGGGCCACTTTCAGTTTTAAGGGACTTGTGGGAAGACACAAccattaaggatgatgatagatCTTCTTTTCAATATGTCATTGAATTAAAAGATAAGTTGGAAGAGTGTGCCAAAATTGCAGCTAAAAATGCTGAGATTAGTTCCTCTAAATTCAAATCATACTTTGACTTAAAATCTCAGGATAGGAAATTTAATCCAGGTGAGGAAGTTCTTGTACTCCTCCCTGATAGCAGTAACAAATTACTCTTGTCATGGAAAGGCCCATATACTGTTCTGGAATGCCGTAACAAGGTAAATTATCTTATAGATGAAGGTGGAAAACCCAAGTTGCTTCATGCTAACCTTCTAAAGAAGTATCATAGGAGAGCCATAAGTTGCCAATCTAATGTTATGGACGAAGAAAGTAAGATAGATGTAGAAACCAACCCAAAAGTAGTTCAGAATTGCATTCTTGAAGATGCTGAATTGTGCAATAGTAATTTTCCTTTAACTACTGATGGAGAAATGTCCATTTTGCCCGAGAAAGACCAACCTGATGTTTGCTCTGATCTTTCAGCAGAGCAGAAATCTGATATTCAATCATTAACTACCAATTTTCGagatgtattttcattaattccTGGTTGTACCAACACCTTAGAGCATGATATTGAAGTTAATACTACAGAACGTATTAAGTCTAAGATTTACCCCATTCCAATACATTTAAAGTCGCACTTTGAAGCGGAAGTAGACCGATTACTTGAACAAGGGATAATACAGCTATCGTCCTCCCCGCATTCGTCTCCAGTTGTCATGGTAAAAAAGTCAGATGGTAGCTACCGTATGGCCATAGATTATCGAGCTGTTAACTCTGTAACTAATTTCCATGCTGAGCCAGCTTGCAATATGGAAGAAGACCTGTATAAATTTTCAGGATGTAAATATTTCTCCGAGTTAGATCTTACTAAAGCTTATTACCAAGTCAAACTTTCAGAGAAAGCCAGACCTTTAACGGCATTTCCCTCACACAAGGGTCTAATGGAATTTTGCCGAATGCCTTTCGGGTTGGTAAATGCTTGTGCCACTTATGTTCGCCTTATGCGCATTGTTTTAGCTGGGTTAAAGAATGTTTCCTTCTACTTTGATAATATTTTCATCCATACTAAAACTTGGGAAGAACATACTCAGGCCATTCTTTCAGTACTACAAAGATTACGTGAGCACAACCTCACTGCCAAACCTTCCAAGTGTAGATTCGGTTTTAAGTCTATTCCGTATTTAGGATTTATTCTTGATGGTAACTATTTGCATCCAAAGCTTGATAAAATAGAAGCCATACTTAGTTTACCACCACCTTGCACAAAGAAGACTTCCTTGGCTTAA